The window ATCCGCTCCGGCAGAACCTTGTGTTTTATACTCCGGTACGGAAGCCTCTTTTTTCAGTTTAATAAAAACGGGAATTGACATAGAGCTTAGTTTAACACATTTTTAATTTTAAATCTAGAATACAAAAAGCGATAAAATACCTGCCCTGTTTACAAAGCTGTAGACATAAGTTTAAATGCGAACCCTTGACACAAACCGTTTTTTTGCATTATACTTTTAAAGAGGAAAACGTGTGAAGTTATCAAAAACTTATTTAGAATCTGTTGCCGCAGATGAGCTTTTACGGCTTGCAGAAATATACGGGCTGTATGTTCCGAAAGGACTTAACCGTAATTTTATAATTGAAGAACTCTTGGAACTTGAAGAATACGGTGAAGACGAAATTTCTCCGCACACGGGAAACCGTAAAAAGAAATTTTATGAAGAAGAACCTGACGATGACCCTAAGAAAGTTAAATTGTTTAAAGGACTTCCGTCTTCTTACAATTCTACGGAAATACGGATACTTTTAAGAGATCCTATGTGGCTGTTTGTTTTTTGGGATTTTTACAGACCGTCTTTTAAAACTATAACCGAAGATATGCAATTCGATTCTTTTATT is drawn from Treponema pedis and contains these coding sequences:
- a CDS encoding DUF4912 domain-containing protein → MKLSKTYLESVAADELLRLAEIYGLYVPKGLNRNFIIEELLELEEYGEDEISPHTGNRKKKFYEEEPDDDPKKVKLFKGLPSSYNSTEIRILLRDPMWLFVFWDFYRPSFKTITEDMQFDSFILRVMLFYENNRSEPYDYYDIDISKEDTGRYIFLSFDDVLTRVNLCVRFSDETVKVLAESNFIHLNRKNIPNALCLLENNVNTVSALSGISILKKSHFKNYRQAFRDNKDEEEKSEK